One Microbacterium sp. No. 7 genomic window carries:
- a CDS encoding fluoride efflux transporter FluC: MVTSRWFSPVVLLLVMAGGAIGVAARAALTLPFAPALAPAITMGINIAGSLLLGVIVGWLDDRHPRLRMFLGTGIMGGFTTYSAFAVYSASGGDVVSALALTLVSVLGGVLAALVGLMIGRRIADVPGEIERAEDAE, from the coding sequence GTGGTGACGTCGCGCTGGTTCTCGCCCGTCGTGCTGCTGCTGGTGATGGCGGGCGGTGCGATCGGCGTCGCCGCGCGCGCCGCGCTCACGCTGCCGTTCGCGCCAGCCCTCGCGCCCGCGATCACGATGGGCATCAACATCGCCGGATCGCTGCTGCTCGGCGTCATCGTCGGATGGCTGGACGACCGGCATCCGCGCCTGCGCATGTTCCTCGGCACGGGGATCATGGGCGGGTTCACGACCTACAGCGCGTTCGCGGTGTACTCCGCCTCGGGCGGCGACGTCGTCTCCGCGCTCGCGCTCACCCTCGTCTCGGTGCTCGGCGGCGTGCTCGCCGCGCTCGTCGGGCTCATGATCGGGCGCCGCATCGCCGACGTGCCCGGCGAGATCGAGCGCGCGGAGGATGCCGAATGA
- a CDS encoding MerR family transcriptional regulator — protein MTGEWSIQQIAKIAGTTSRTLRHYGAVGLLEPSSVGANGYRYYDESALVRLQRILLLRELGLGLPQIGEVLARDVSERDALAAHLAWLRDEQRRLARQIASVEATIAARERGEPLMAEDMFDGFDHTRYRDEVEQRWGKDAYAKSDAWWNGMDAAEKAAWHERVERLGRDWIAAAESGIAPDSDEAQAIAQRHVDWLTGIPGTPAAAPGGDVKGYVVGLGEMYVADPRFAANYGGQTGAEFVRDALRHWARAR, from the coding sequence ATGACAGGTGAATGGTCCATCCAGCAGATCGCGAAGATCGCGGGCACGACGAGCCGCACGCTGCGCCACTACGGCGCGGTCGGCCTGCTCGAGCCCTCGAGCGTCGGTGCGAACGGCTACCGGTACTACGACGAGAGCGCGCTCGTGCGGCTGCAGCGCATCCTGCTGCTCCGCGAGCTGGGGCTCGGGCTGCCGCAGATCGGCGAGGTCCTCGCGCGCGACGTCTCCGAGCGAGACGCGCTCGCGGCGCATCTCGCGTGGCTGCGCGACGAGCAACGACGGCTGGCGCGGCAGATCGCGTCGGTCGAGGCGACCATCGCCGCACGAGAGAGAGGAGAACCGCTCATGGCGGAGGACATGTTCGACGGCTTCGACCACACCCGGTACCGGGACGAGGTCGAGCAGCGCTGGGGCAAGGACGCGTACGCGAAGAGCGACGCGTGGTGGAACGGGATGGATGCCGCGGAGAAGGCCGCCTGGCACGAGCGCGTGGAGCGTCTCGGCCGGGACTGGATCGCCGCCGCGGAATCGGGCATCGCGCCCGACAGCGACGAGGCGCAGGCGATCGCGCAGCGGCACGTCGACTGGCTCACCGGCATCCCCGGCACGCCCGCGGCGGCGCCCGGCGGCGACGTGAAGGGCTACGTCGTCGGCCTCGGCGAGATGTACGTCGCCGACCCGCGCTTCGCGGCGAACTACGGCGGCCAGACCGGCGCGGAGTTCGTGCGCGACGCCCTCCGGCACTGGGCGCGAGCCCGCTGA
- a CDS encoding DUF4097 family beta strand repeat-containing protein, whose product MTLEKWIVHPGETRVIDLEGIRKIKAGLVGGQIDIVAHDEPGVRIEVHAVATKDLRIEADGSTVEIDHAQLRWDNFLEVFRNFGSGGPKAEISVAVPRDLALTLGVVSASALVSGLSNDAKLNTVSGDIIVDGLTGDISVNAVSGDVQIRGLEGTLNANSVSGDVAAVGTIRKAFADTVSGDILVDSSGAVQSIALNTVGGTTTVRLDEGLPANYVLRTVSGKLLVDGSVQQGSGGIGSSFTGSVGELSGSFVDVRANSVSGDITVLRRAAEEWS is encoded by the coding sequence ATGACGCTCGAGAAGTGGATCGTGCACCCGGGCGAGACCCGTGTGATCGACCTCGAAGGCATCCGCAAGATCAAGGCCGGCCTCGTCGGCGGACAGATCGACATCGTCGCGCACGACGAGCCGGGCGTGCGCATCGAGGTGCACGCGGTCGCGACCAAGGACCTGCGCATCGAGGCCGACGGCAGCACGGTCGAGATCGACCACGCGCAACTGCGCTGGGACAACTTCCTGGAGGTGTTCCGCAACTTCGGCAGCGGCGGCCCCAAGGCCGAGATCAGCGTCGCGGTGCCGCGCGACCTGGCCCTCACGCTCGGCGTCGTGAGCGCGAGCGCGCTCGTGTCGGGCCTCAGCAACGACGCCAAGCTCAACACCGTGTCGGGCGACATCATCGTCGACGGCCTCACCGGCGACATCTCCGTCAACGCGGTCTCGGGCGACGTGCAGATCCGCGGACTGGAGGGCACGCTCAACGCCAACTCGGTGTCGGGCGACGTCGCCGCCGTCGGCACGATCCGCAAGGCGTTCGCCGACACCGTGTCGGGCGACATCCTCGTCGACTCGTCCGGCGCCGTGCAGTCGATCGCGCTCAACACGGTCGGCGGCACCACCACGGTGCGCCTCGACGAGGGGCTGCCCGCCAACTACGTCCTGCGCACCGTGAGCGGCAAGCTGCTCGTCGACGGGTCGGTCCAGCAGGGATCGGGCGGCATCGGCAGCAGCTTCACGGGATCGGTCGGAGAGCTCAGCGGCTCGTTCGTCGACGTGCGCGCGAACTCGGTGTCGGGCGACATCACGGTGCTGCGCCGCGCCGCGGAGGAGTGGTCATGA
- a CDS encoding PadR family transcriptional regulator, giving the protein MSPVFSHGDLRLYLLNLLDEAPRHGYDLIQALTDRTGGTYTPSAGTIYPRLAKLEEEGLVSKTVEGRKTIYEITDAGRAEVAARAHELVGIEAGLADSVRLIADEVRGSVREAMRSLRADLAAAAQSDRATARSFGAPADATTRTAAGDDPRVLAREQLQRAETVVAQFRATVRADLRTHVARGGTLASSVVDDLATALDAAASEVTRALRG; this is encoded by the coding sequence ATGAGCCCCGTCTTCTCGCACGGCGACCTGCGCCTCTACCTGCTGAACCTGCTCGACGAGGCGCCGCGCCACGGCTACGACCTCATCCAGGCCCTCACCGATCGCACGGGCGGCACCTACACGCCGAGCGCCGGCACGATCTATCCGCGCCTCGCGAAGCTCGAGGAGGAGGGCCTCGTGTCCAAGACGGTCGAGGGACGCAAGACGATCTACGAGATCACGGATGCCGGCCGCGCCGAGGTCGCGGCACGGGCGCACGAGCTCGTGGGCATCGAGGCCGGCCTCGCCGACAGCGTGCGCCTCATCGCCGACGAGGTGCGCGGCAGCGTGCGCGAGGCGATGCGCAGCCTGCGCGCCGACCTCGCGGCGGCGGCCCAGTCCGATCGCGCGACGGCGCGGAGCTTCGGAGCGCCGGCGGATGCCACGACGCGGACGGCCGCGGGCGACGACCCGCGCGTGCTCGCGCGGGAGCAGCTGCAGCGCGCCGAGACGGTCGTCGCGCAGTTCCGCGCCACGGTGCGGGCCGACCTGCGCACGCACGTGGCGCGCGGCGGCACCCTGGCATCCTCCGTCGTCGACGATCTCGCGACGGCCCTCGACGCCGCCGCGAGCGAGGTCACACGCGCCCTGCGCGGCTGA
- a CDS encoding universal stress protein: MTDQGVPDVSVLPRRAVIVGVVVGQPPRVLKVAGRFAAMIGCELIAASVDPMHGLAFDDPEGYVHTAPIQLEEEASQAALLAVQVAAAEVLDPAGVAWTAVRLVGDPAHALIQLADATDARMFVVGTRRRGIGETIREAITGSVAARLAHRQTRPVLVVPVQQPIAEDDPFWVG; the protein is encoded by the coding sequence ATGACCGATCAGGGTGTTCCCGACGTGAGCGTGCTGCCGCGGCGCGCCGTGATCGTGGGCGTCGTCGTGGGGCAGCCGCCGCGCGTGCTGAAGGTGGCCGGGCGCTTCGCCGCGATGATCGGCTGCGAGCTCATCGCCGCGAGCGTCGATCCCATGCACGGTCTCGCGTTCGACGACCCCGAGGGCTACGTGCACACGGCCCCGATCCAGCTCGAGGAGGAGGCGAGCCAGGCGGCGCTCCTGGCCGTGCAGGTCGCGGCGGCCGAGGTGCTCGACCCCGCGGGCGTCGCGTGGACGGCGGTGCGGCTCGTCGGAGATCCCGCGCACGCGCTCATCCAGCTCGCCGACGCCACCGACGCGCGCATGTTCGTGGTCGGCACGCGGCGCCGGGGCATCGGGGAGACGATCCGCGAGGCCATCACGGGCTCGGTCGCCGCGCGCCTCGCGCACCGTCAGACGCGTCCCGTGCTCGTCGTGCCCGTGCAGCAGCCGATCGCCGAGGACGACCCGTTCTGGGTCGGGTGA
- a CDS encoding DUF3073 family protein, with protein MGRGRQKAKHTKIARELKYDTYNVNYAALEKELGHHDDDEYVDKWADLYADEDEDEDEPARA; from the coding sequence ATGGGGCGTGGCCGTCAGAAGGCGAAACACACCAAGATCGCCCGAGAGCTGAAGTACGACACGTACAACGTGAACTACGCGGCGCTCGAGAAGGAGCTCGGTCACCACGACGACGACGAGTACGTCGACAAGTGGGCCGATCTGTATGCCGACGAAGACGAGGACGAGGACGAGCCCGCCCGGGCCTGA
- a CDS encoding MFS transporter translates to MRTVASRPVWRGRVLALVGIVLVAFSLRSAVAALSPVVAYVQQDFAVPAWMMGLIGTVPPVCFAVVGILTPALVRRFGLEQLATVVMLVIAGAIALRAFAPNGAVLLIGTVLIFVAAGAGNVVTPPLVKAYFPDRIGAMTSVYSAMLAVAAFVPPLVAVPVADAAGWRVSLGMWCVFALMAAVPWLALARRRHSEVVEAGSPPPAVLRRLLRLPLAWALTVIFAASAATAYAAFAWLPQILVDTAGIPAAEAGALLALFGAIAFPLALMVPVVVVRWRRPAIVYVVSALTGFAGVAGLVFAPAAAPWLWVTLFAIPQALFSLVLVLMQLRARTPEGIVGLSGFAQSVGYGIAAFVPLLFGLLHEATGDWAPPLFLYAALLACAVPAGILVSRRDTVEDAWERRHGAW, encoded by the coding sequence GTGAGAACCGTCGCGTCCCGTCCGGTGTGGCGGGGGCGCGTGCTGGCCCTCGTCGGCATCGTGCTCGTGGCGTTCTCGCTGCGCTCCGCGGTCGCCGCGCTCTCGCCCGTCGTGGCGTACGTGCAGCAGGACTTCGCCGTGCCGGCGTGGATGATGGGGCTCATCGGCACCGTCCCACCCGTGTGCTTCGCGGTCGTCGGCATCCTGACCCCCGCGCTGGTGCGCCGGTTCGGGCTCGAGCAGCTCGCGACCGTCGTCATGCTCGTGATCGCGGGCGCCATCGCGCTGCGGGCGTTCGCGCCGAACGGCGCCGTGCTGCTGATCGGCACCGTGCTCATCTTCGTCGCCGCGGGCGCCGGCAACGTCGTGACCCCGCCGCTCGTGAAGGCCTACTTCCCCGACCGCATCGGCGCGATGACGAGCGTGTACTCGGCGATGCTCGCCGTGGCCGCGTTCGTGCCCCCGCTCGTGGCGGTGCCGGTCGCGGACGCCGCGGGCTGGCGCGTCTCGCTCGGGATGTGGTGCGTGTTCGCGCTCATGGCGGCCGTGCCGTGGCTCGCGCTCGCAAGGCGCCGGCACAGCGAGGTCGTCGAGGCCGGCTCCCCGCCGCCGGCCGTGCTCCGCCGGCTCCTGCGCCTGCCGCTCGCCTGGGCGCTCACGGTGATCTTCGCCGCCTCGGCCGCGACGGCGTATGCGGCGTTCGCGTGGCTGCCGCAGATCCTCGTCGACACGGCGGGCATCCCGGCCGCCGAGGCCGGGGCGCTGCTCGCGCTGTTCGGCGCGATCGCCTTTCCGCTCGCCCTGATGGTGCCCGTCGTGGTCGTCCGCTGGCGACGCCCCGCGATCGTGTACGTCGTGTCGGCGCTGACCGGGTTCGCAGGCGTCGCGGGGCTCGTCTTCGCCCCTGCGGCGGCGCCGTGGCTGTGGGTGACGCTCTTCGCGATCCCGCAGGCGCTGTTCTCGCTCGTGCTCGTGCTGATGCAGCTGCGCGCGCGGACGCCCGAGGGCATCGTGGGCCTCAGCGGCTTCGCGCAGAGCGTCGGCTACGGCATCGCGGCGTTCGTCCCGCTGCTTTTCGGCCTGCTGCACGAGGCGACGGGCGACTGGGCGCCCCCGCTCTTCCTCTACGCCGCCCTGCTCGCGTGCGCCGTGCCGGCCGGCATCCTCGTGTCGCGTCGGGACACGGTCGAGGACGCGTGGGAGCGCCGCCACGGCGCGTGGTAG
- the purF gene encoding amidophosphoribosyltransferase — protein MCGIVGIVGQGPVNQEIYDSLLLLQHRGQDSTGIATSEPNGVFHLVKAKGQVAQAFRTRDMRSLLGNVGLGHVRYATKGTASSEEEAQPFYVNAPYGIVLVHNGNLTNTRELTEELFRTDRRHLNTSSDTELLVNVLANELQAVISGLELDPAQIFEAVARVHRRVEGSYAAIALIAGYGLLAFRDPFGIRPLILGTRRAENQGPGAEGAPRYEWTVASESLVLENGGFEVVRDVEPGEAVFIDNEGRLHTRQCAESPQLAPCAFEYVYLARPDSIMNGISVYEARLRMGERLADTIAKYTPPGTIDVVMPIPDSARPAAMQVARRLGIEYREGFYKNRYVGRTFIMPGQAVRKKSVRQKLNAMSSEFKGKNVLLIDDSIVRGTTSKEIIQMARDAGASSVTFASAAPPVRFPHVYGINMPSRHELVAHGRTIPEIAAELGADYLVYQEVADLKAAILDGTPDVDDLDLSCFDGRYITGTVSDEYLGWVEETQSS, from the coding sequence ATGTGCGGCATCGTCGGCATCGTCGGTCAGGGTCCCGTCAACCAGGAGATCTACGACTCGCTGCTCCTTCTGCAGCACCGCGGACAGGACTCCACCGGCATCGCGACGAGCGAGCCCAACGGCGTCTTCCACCTCGTCAAGGCCAAGGGCCAGGTCGCGCAGGCCTTCCGCACGCGCGACATGCGCTCGCTGCTGGGCAACGTCGGCCTCGGGCACGTGCGCTACGCGACGAAGGGCACGGCCTCGTCGGAGGAGGAGGCGCAGCCGTTCTACGTCAACGCCCCCTACGGCATCGTGCTCGTGCACAACGGCAACCTCACCAACACGCGCGAGCTCACCGAGGAGCTCTTCCGCACCGACCGCCGGCACCTCAACACGAGCTCCGACACCGAGCTGCTCGTGAACGTGCTCGCCAACGAGCTGCAGGCCGTCATCTCGGGCCTCGAGCTCGACCCCGCGCAGATCTTCGAGGCCGTCGCGCGGGTGCACCGCCGCGTCGAGGGCTCGTACGCCGCGATCGCCCTCATCGCCGGCTACGGTCTGCTCGCCTTCCGCGACCCGTTCGGCATCCGTCCGCTCATCCTCGGCACGCGCCGCGCCGAGAACCAGGGCCCGGGCGCGGAAGGCGCGCCGCGCTACGAGTGGACCGTGGCATCCGAGTCGCTCGTCCTCGAGAACGGCGGCTTCGAGGTCGTGCGCGACGTCGAGCCGGGCGAGGCGGTGTTCATCGACAACGAGGGACGCCTGCACACGCGGCAGTGCGCCGAGTCGCCGCAGCTCGCGCCGTGCGCGTTCGAGTACGTGTACCTCGCGCGCCCCGACAGCATCATGAACGGCATCTCGGTGTACGAGGCGCGCCTGCGCATGGGCGAGCGGCTCGCCGACACGATCGCCAAGTACACCCCTCCGGGGACGATCGACGTCGTCATGCCGATCCCCGACTCGGCCCGGCCCGCGGCGATGCAGGTCGCCCGGCGGCTCGGCATCGAATACCGCGAGGGCTTCTACAAGAACCGCTACGTCGGCCGCACGTTCATCATGCCCGGCCAGGCGGTGCGCAAGAAGAGCGTGCGCCAGAAGCTCAACGCGATGTCCAGCGAGTTCAAGGGCAAGAACGTGCTGCTCATCGACGACTCGATCGTGCGCGGCACGACGTCGAAGGAGATCATCCAGATGGCCCGGGATGCCGGGGCCTCCTCCGTCACGTTCGCCTCGGCCGCGCCGCCCGTGCGCTTTCCGCACGTGTACGGCATCAACATGCCGTCGCGGCACGAGCTCGTCGCGCACGGCCGCACGATCCCCGAGATCGCCGCGGAGCTCGGCGCCGACTACCTCGTGTACCAGGAGGTCGCCGACCTGAAGGCCGCGATCCTCGACGGCACCCCCGACGTCGACGACCTCGACCTCAGCTGCTTCGACGGCCGGTACATCACCGGCACCGTCTCCGACGAATACCTCGGCTGGGTCGAGGAGACCCAGTCGAGCTGA
- the purM gene encoding phosphoribosylformylglycinamidine cyclo-ligase has translation MVSSPSDDASARTDASASNPYAAAGVDTAAGDLAVDLMKAAVRRTHGAEVLGGVGGFAGLFDASALKAYDAPLLATSTDGVGTKVAIAQAIDKHDTIGLDLVGMVVDDIVVVGAKPLFMTDYIACGKVVPERIADIVRGIALGCEQTGTALVGGETAEHPGLLGPDDYDVAGAATGVVEASRVRGAEHVRDDDVVLALASSGLHSNGFSLVRHILAERGIGYADRSADLGTTWGEALLEPTRLYTTPLLDLLDAEGDGIRSLSHVTGGGIAANLARVLPQGTWVELDRSTWSPAPVFRVLADLGGLGLESTEGTWNLGIGFLAVVAPASADAAIARLAARGIDTWQAGVVRTGARPEGHFEEGAKGVDGGAVRLIGTYGAK, from the coding sequence GTGGTATCCAGCCCCAGCGACGACGCGTCCGCCCGAACGGACGCGTCAGCATCGAACCCCTATGCCGCCGCCGGCGTCGACACCGCGGCGGGCGATCTGGCCGTCGACCTCATGAAGGCGGCGGTGCGGCGCACCCACGGCGCCGAGGTGCTCGGCGGCGTGGGCGGCTTCGCCGGCCTCTTCGACGCGAGCGCGCTGAAGGCCTACGACGCCCCGCTGCTCGCGACCAGCACCGACGGCGTCGGCACGAAGGTGGCGATCGCGCAGGCGATCGACAAGCACGACACGATCGGCCTCGACCTCGTCGGCATGGTCGTCGACGACATCGTCGTGGTGGGTGCCAAGCCCCTGTTCATGACCGACTACATCGCGTGCGGCAAGGTCGTGCCCGAGCGCATCGCCGACATCGTGCGCGGCATCGCGCTCGGCTGCGAGCAGACCGGCACGGCGCTCGTCGGCGGCGAGACCGCCGAGCACCCCGGCCTGCTCGGACCCGACGACTACGACGTCGCGGGCGCCGCGACGGGCGTCGTCGAGGCGAGCCGCGTGCGCGGCGCCGAGCACGTGCGGGACGACGACGTCGTGCTCGCGCTCGCGAGCAGCGGCCTGCACTCCAACGGCTTCTCGCTCGTGCGGCACATCCTCGCCGAGCGCGGCATCGGCTACGCCGACCGCTCCGCCGACCTCGGCACGACGTGGGGCGAGGCCCTGCTCGAGCCGACGCGGCTCTACACGACGCCGCTGCTCGACCTGCTGGATGCCGAGGGAGACGGCATCCGCTCGCTCAGCCACGTCACGGGCGGCGGCATCGCCGCGAACCTCGCGCGCGTGCTGCCGCAGGGCACGTGGGTCGAGCTCGACCGCTCCACGTGGTCGCCCGCGCCCGTGTTCCGCGTGCTCGCCGACCTCGGCGGGCTCGGCTTGGAGAGCACGGAGGGCACCTGGAACCTCGGCATCGGCTTCCTCGCCGTCGTCGCCCCCGCCTCCGCCGACGCCGCGATCGCGCGCCTCGCGGCCCGCGGCATCGACACGTGGCAGGCCGGGGTCGTGCGCACGGGCGCCCGCCCCGAGGGCCACTTCGAGGAAGGCGCCAAGGGCGTCGACGGCGGCGCGGTGCGCCTCATCGGAACATACGGAGCGAAATAA